GCCTCTCCAACAACTTCCGGGAGAGAGGAGACATTCGACGTGATCACCGGCGTTCCACACGCCATCGCTTCCAAGGGAGGAAGGCCGAAGCCTTCATAAAGCGACGGAAAGACAAAAACCGCCGCGCCACTGTAGAGGGCGGGAAGATCGCCTCCCGGAAGGTAGCCGGTCTTGATGGTGCTCGATTGGATGCCGAGCTTTTGAATTTGCATATCTAACGTTTCCATTAGCCATCCCATTCCACCCCCCAGAACGAGGGGATACTGCTCCCTCAGACGCGTTGGCAGGGTCGCATAGGCCCGGAGGAGATTGATGATATTTTTTCTTGGTTCCAGGGTTCCGATATATAAAATGTAAGAGCCTGGCTTTAGGCCGTACTTTGAGAGAACTGGATTTAGAAAAGCGACAGGGACTGGTTTAAAGTGGGCCTCCATTCCTAATGGAGTCACAGTGATCTTCTTAGGTGGAAGATTAAGATATTTTACCATCTCCTGTTTTGTGGCTTCTGAGATTGTTATATAGTGCGAAGCACGGTTGAGTCTTGGATAGAAGTAGCGCTCCATGTAACGAATTCGTTTGGCAGGATGAGTCGCTGGAAAGAGATGGAAGGAGAGATCAAATACAGTCAAAACTATCGGCCCGTTGAAATGCATTGGGATATAATTCGTTTCATGATAGAGCTCAAATTTTCTCCTCAACTGACCGAAGACGAAGAGAAAGTCAAGTGTAGCCCGATAGATGGGGTATGCTTTTCCCAGACGTTGAACAAACTTCCTTGCGCTAACATAAGGTTCAACTGGACGATCTTTTAAACGCTTTCCCCATTGAACTCCATAATAAAAAGTAATATCCCACACTCCCTTTGAATACTGCATGGATTTGAATAGTTGATAAACATAGTTTCCAACCCCGCTCCTGGGACTAAGAAGGGGGATACCATTTGCAATTATACGCACAACAGTTCCTTATAGCTTATGATATACCCGCTTTTTGCCAAAACGGCTTAAAATAAAATCAGCTAACCCCCGTAGTTTATCGAGACTCCTTCCGCCCTGATGCCGGCCTAAAAGAAAACGCATAGCCCCTTTCACAATTACTTTGCCACACCGATATTGTGCTTGGAAGGAAGTCTTACTGTGCTTCCTAAGAAACAAAAGCTTATTTCTAAGATGGTAATAGGTATGGAGTGAAGATCCTAAATTTGCTTTAGTAGATGCCGACTCTTTATGCCATATTTTTGCCGTTTGGACGCAAACAATTTTATATCCTGCCTTTCCAGCCCGAACACACCAATCGACATCTTCATAATATAGAAAATAATTCGGATCCAACAAGCCTACTTTTTTAATAACATCGGCCTTAACCATCATTGCACACCCGCTCAGCCGATCGACTTCAACCGTCTTATCATACTGACCGACATCTAAGTCCCCCTTTCCCCAATGGGGTGACTCCCCTGTTTCAAAATCGATCGACGCTCCCGCAAACCATATCCTTTCTGGTTCATTGAGATAATATATTTTCGGTCCAGCCATGCCGAGACTAAAGTCATTTTCCATCACATTCATCAGATCGGATAATACCGCCGGGTGAACAATAGTGTCATTGTTCAATAAGAAAATATAATCTGCTCCCTTTTCTAAAGCGTGGGAGATTCCAACGTTACTCCCAGCAGGAAAACCGAGATTGGAAGGAAGTTCAAGCAATGTAATGTTAGACGTATTCCGTAGCTTTTCGACCGATTGATCGCGAGATCCATTATCTACAACGATAATCTCACAATTCTGATGTGACACCCTCAATAATGAATTGATGCAGGCTAAAGTATCAGTGATTCCATTCCAGTTTACAATGACGATACTGATTTTTAAGTTATTCATTTCTAGTGCACACTTTAAATCCGTATTACCTGTCATTGATGGCCGAATTCACTAGTATAAACCTGCTCTTCTGCTTTATAGCCTGTAATTATAATAGGCTATGAACTATTTGTTATTTAAATTGATGTTAGCATCCGCCTTATGGCGACCTGGGTATGGCATCAAAAGCCTCTGATTGGCGAATCCTCCACCATGATAAAAATAATGTAACAAAATCAAAAATTATAACTGAAATAAATGATAACCCTATTACATAAGTGGAAAAGAAAAGCCTGGGGTCAAGTTGGCCGAAGTAAGTACTTACATAGGATAATGCCAAAAGCCGAACAAGAGTAAAAGCAAAAAAGATAATTGCTATCCAGTGAAATGGCCCAGGTACGGCAATGCGCCAGAGGAGTAAACGACCGATTGATGCGATGACTCCCAAAATTTCTAAGATTAGTCCAAATCGAATAAAAAAATGAGCAATCCGTTTTCTCCATTTTACAGTGGGGATTCCAAATAATGACATCCTCTCTATAGATTTTTTTTCACTCAATCTATTTTCTTCCCAAATCCGCCCCTCATGTTGACCATGCTCCCGGTAGTGAAGAACGGCACCCCATTCATCGCCGCCGCCGTGAGGGCCAAAGTCCTTTGCCGAAGCGACATCGGGATATCGAAGCCAATATTCTAAACTAAGATATAAGTCCTGAGGATAGTTTTTCCACCCTTCTCTAAGTGTAGATGTTACCTGCGATACGCTATCGAAGTAATGTGTCATTGTAGCAAATTGATACATGCGGCCATAATTGTCGTCGACTGGAAAGGTTTCTGGTAATTCGCCCGCAACTCCAATGGGCGGACGAATCATCATCTTTACAATTTCAGTTCCCTCTTTAATAAATGGCATCACCCATTGCACTTGAAAAGGAGGTATTAAACCCTCTCCATTATATCTACATCTCAATTGTCCATTCTGACACGCCTTTTGTATTTCCAGCCGGGCGTCATGAAAGAATTTCTGCGCGCTCACAAGATCTGGTGTTAAACCCGCACTAAAGGCAGCATCCTTAATCCAAAATAACATCCATCCGTTCGTCCACTCATCACAAATATTAAAACGAGCACATGAATATGAGCCGGGCCCTGGAGGAGGCAGACGCTCTATCATTGGGATCAAACGAGGAACTGTCTCTTGAATTTTTTTTAAAGATTCCTGAGTTACCATAACATGGCGACTCTCTTTACTCACCTCGATACTCCGTATCGCCGCGATGAATTTGGGGAACTCTCCTTCATCCATTTCATGTATAATGGGGAGGCCATAATGCTTTGAAATGAAGGAACGAACCATTGCTTTTCCCGTAAAAGCAAAAATCAACGGCATCAAAATAACTGCGAGAATGGCCAATCGAATTATTGTTGAACGAAATCCACCACAGGCCCATGCATACCCCAATACCAAAATATAAAAGAATAACAGAAGCGCATAAAGTAGTTTATCTTCTTCACGTACTAACAACCCAAATGAAAAACTGACAGCAAGTATAGTAATAGGCCAAAATAAAATCTGTTTGGACCGAATACCATTAAGAAAAAAAATCATTGAGCTTAGAATCACGACTAAGAGCCCAATCGATAAAGGCTCCCGCATGACTCGAAACCATTGGTGATCAAAGGTAACCGGATTAAAGAGATAAATAATGAAAATAAATAGCAAAATAATTCGATGGAAGCCACAACGTTCCAACGCGGTGATAAAAAAAATGCCCGCTGAAATATATAAAAGGTTAATAGATAAAAGGTATGGAATTCCAAGTAACCTGCTCCCCGCAATCCAAAGAGATAAACCGGGGATTTTTACCAAGAGCCTAGCATCATAAGGACCAAATGCTTCACCCTGAAGGAGATGAAAAGCACGGGAAACGTAGAGCCCATCGTCATGAGGAGAATAAATCATCTGTATCGCCAAATCGGAAACTAAAAAAAGCCGCAGCAAAACAATTAAGCTAATAAGAAGCCAAAAGCCAAAAACTATTGGTAGCCTCGAACGAAGAGTTTCCATCTTTACTACCTTTCAGCAACGTGATCATTTATCTATAATATTTATTTTGACGAAAAACCTTTGCTTCTCCAATTGGGTTTTGAAGGCTTTTCCTCAAACCAAAGTTTAAACTGTTCAAATGGGCCTAATACAATCGGAGACTATTATTCGACTCATTGTCCTCCCCATAGGACGCCCACCATTAATCAAGTAAAGATTACTTATAGAGATATTTAGAACGAACATTAACGAACCCGCGCCGGCCCTACTCTGGTACTATACTAAATATTAATAAATATTAAGGAATTGCATATCTTTTACAAACCTGAAATTCTGTGGGTCAAACCGGAAACATATAATATGGCATTCGGTCATGATTAGAAACAAGGAGAGAACAGACCCAAAACAGGACAAGAGCACTGATACCCATCAAACTTGATTAAAAAGAGGAAAAATGAGGAACAATCATATAAGCTCAAGTCACTTGAAATAGAATCATCATAGCCAAAAATTAGTATCTAATGGAATAAATAGAGCGGAATAGATCTCATATAGACATAATAGAAAATATAAAATTGAAAATTAAAAATCCTTAAAACTCTGGAGACTATTGAGTACGAATTGTAATAACGTCGTAAGGGACATGTACTGAGTAAGAAAATTGCCAGCCAGACCCTGAGGAAAAGACCATAAAGATGGCGGTCGCTCTCGATTCAGATCTCCTTCTTTACCTCCAGAAAAACCTCTCTCGAATAAACTGAAAATAGTATGCTGCGCCCCACTTAAATACCTGAAGTTTCCGCTCCCCTCCGATTCTTGGAGGCTCATCACCAGGGATTTCCGTTACCTTAAGCTTTCTCTTAGCTGCCCGGACAGAAAGCAGTGGTTCCCAACTGATCCGGGTATTAAAAAGCTTCTCAGGAGTAGAGTACCCTTCATCTTTATTTAATTCCAAATCATAAACCAATTGAGTTCTATACGCCCGAAAGATCACCATTACATCCGTATAGTGGCCCCCGTGAAGGATATTAACGGTTTTCGTAAAAAGCCAGTTGCCAAAGGCCGTTACAAAGTCGTCATCGTGGCTTTTCGCACCGTCCAAGTAGCGCGAGGCAATCACCATGTCATAGCCTCCCGACATTTTCTTTATCAAATCCGGAATCAGCTCTGGAATCGAATTTCCGTCCGGGCTGAAAGTAATGATCACATCTCCCTGAACGAAGGGAAGGATCTCGTTGTAGCCGTGCCTGAAACCTTTCTTCTTTTGCACATAAACGGAATATCCCTCTTCTTTAGCGTATTCGATTGTGCCGTCCGTCGACCCGCCATCCATAATGATGATTTGATCACACCACTCCTTTTTCACTCTTGGCATGATCGCTTTCATGCCATTGACCTCGTTTAAAGTGGTCACTACCAGTGTAACTTTCATCCAAATCGCCTTTCTCTGTCCTTTAGGAAAGTTCAGATTCCTTTTTTTTAAAAAACCGTTTTATCATTACTCTTACAAAAACCAGCAAACCCGCAGCGCCGGAAAGGAGAAAAACATGCTTTGTGAAGTCATAAGATTCTTCCTTCAGAACAAGGTCTCCAACCGAGTACCCTAAAAAGGAAAATAAAATAATTGGAGGGGTCATAAACACCGCCGATACCCAAACATATCGTCTAAACGGAATCGGAGTAATTCCCCAAAAATAGTTCAAAGGACCGAACGGGAAGATAGGTGCAATCCGGGTGAACGCAACCGCTTTCCATCCCTGTTTATCAATTCCTTCTTTTAATCGGTTCCAAATCGGTTGTTTAAACTGTTCTTTGAAATAGCCTCCGACCAAGTACCGCGAACTGAGAAAGGCGAGGGACGCTCCCATAGCTGCCCCTAAAATTGCCAAAAAACTTCCAAGCCAGGGCCCCCAAAGGAAACCAGCCCCGAGGTTTAACGGTAGGGTCGGAAGAAAAAAAACAGGCAGGATACCATAAAGTAAAATAAACAGAACCGGTGCCAAAGTCGGATGAGACTCTAAATAGACCAGGAGGTACTCCGCCCGAATATATCCCTGACGTCTCAAATAAAAAAACCAAAAAACGGAAACCAGAAAGAACACGATCATTATTAAGCGTTTTCTATCAAGGAAGTGATTCTCTTTAGACGGACAGGTCAAAGCGGGCTCTTGAGCATCTTCAGGTTGCTCTAAGAAAGTCTCATTCCGTTTCTGCGTCGATGGATCGTCACTTATATTCAAGTTATTCAACCATATCGTGCACATTTACGTTCAAATGCAATTTCTTCGATAAAGCGCTACCAAAGTGCAAGGATCTTGAATCACGAAATCCGCAGCCATCCGAGCAATATCTGACGTTGGAAAAAATCGAAGCTCTTTGTGGCCAAATTCTTCCCCACTAAAAGGCCTTATATTAAAACATTCTAAAGCTCCGAAGATATGAATCCGTGCCTGGAGGATTCCTGCTTCAGGTGTTAAGTATCCCAATGACTTCATCCTCTCCGGTTTGCAACCCAAACCCGTTTCTTCTTCCAATTCTCTGATCGCGGAGATGGCAGGGTCTTCTCCTTCGTCGATAAATCCCCGAGGGATCTCCCAGGAGTAATCTTGAATTCCGTGCCGGTATACTCTAATAAGTCCGATTTGCTTCTTCAAGATCGGGAGGATGGCAACCCCGGTGATGAGATTCTCAGCCCTGCTTTTAGGAGCAATAACAAGATAATCCCGGACAACCTCTCCATTTGCTCCTTCAATGAAGTCAAAAAAAACATTAAACTTACTGTTTTCGCAAACCAATCTTCGATCGCGGAGAATGAATTTCGTCCCTCGTCCTTTACTCATTGAGACACCGTCTGTTTAAAGGACTTTTCATATCGATCAACCAGTAGCTCGGCAAAAGCAAAAGAGCTGGTAAATGCGGGAGAAATTGCATTGAGGACGTGCGTAGAAGTTGGCGTCTCTTCAATGATATAATCCATCTCGAGCTTTTTCATTTCAATATTGACCAACTGCGGACGGATACCAACTTTGTTGGAGGGCACTAGATCTTCGGAGGTCAATTCCGGCACGAGTTTGCGGGCTGCTTCCAAAAAAGAGCGTTTACGATATTTCCGCATTTCTGTGTGTACAAGCAGACGAAAGTTCTGATGGTTCCTCAAGTACATGCCGGCCACATGGCGTCCAATTCTCAACCCCTCCGCCATTTTGATTCCACCGAAAATTCCGTAATTCTCTCGGCCAAGTGCTGGAATCGCCGTGGGACCGACATAAACATCTCCACTAACGACCCGCGTTAGATGAACCCCCAGAAAAGGAAGCCTAATGTCTGGAACGGGATAAATGCTTCCCTTTACCAGGCCGTTTCGTTCTGGCCGCAATTTGTAATAAAGTCCTTTGAAAGGAAGAAGCGCATACCCACTCCCCAGCCCCATCTTCTTGGCAATTAAATCTGCATTCGCTCCAGCACAGTTAAACAGGTGCCCATAACCATACCGGCGACGATTGGTATGTACAATCCGCTCCTTTGACTGAATGCGATGAACCTCTTCATTGAAAAGGATCTGGCTTCCTCTATCAGAAAGGAGGGAAGCCAGCTTTCTGACCACGGCCAGACTGTCAATAACAGCCGTGTCCGGACTATAAATCCCTACCTTATATGGACCTGCGTGAGGCTCTATCTTCTTAATTTCCTCCTCTCCGAGAAGCTCGGCTCGAATCTTATTTTCTCGGGCATTCTTAAGCAAACGATCGACTACGGGAAGATCTAGCTCACCGGTCGCGATAATGACTTTTCCAGAACAGTGATACGAGATCCCATATTCTTCGGCAAATCGGCACATCCGAGCAGCACCGATCGAGCAGACCTTCGCCTTTAATGTCTCACTGCCATAGTAGATACCGGAGTGCAACACCCCACTATTGCGGCCACTGGCATGCATCCCAACATGCGGTTCTTTTTCTAAAAGGGCAACGCGGGCCTCGGGATAGCGCTTCTTTAACTCATGGGCGGTGGTGAGGCCGAGAATTCCAGCTCCCACAATGATGAAGTCATAATTCTCGGCCGGCTTATCAAGTGAGCCGTCCAACGTCAGACATTTCCATATTTGGAGTTCTTGATCATGGTATATCCTTTTATCAGTTCCTGAATGCCGAAATCCAAGGGATACATCGGCTTGAAGCCGGTCCGCTCAATTTTTTCATTGGAAACGATATAGTTGCGCTTGTCCGGATCCTCTCCTACCGGAGCCTCTAAAAAGACAAAATCTGAGAGCTGTTTCTGAATAGCCTGACAGAGTTCCAGCTTAGAGAGATTGGCCTCGGAGAGCCCCACATTATAAGCCTCCCCCTTCATCCTATCAAAATGTTCGATGCCATCAAGAAAGGCACGAGCCACATCACGAATATGGATATAATTGCGCTTAAAATGAGGCTCGAATAAGATCACAAAACGATCATATACAGCTCTGTATGTAAAATCATTGACCAAAAGATCAATCCGCATCCTCGGAGACATACCGAAAACAGTCGCAAGCCTAAAGCTGATGGCGTTTTCATGCTCAAGAAGGGCCTTTTCAACCTCCACTTTGTCTTTGGCATAAAGTGAGATAGGACGCAAGGGAGAATCTTCATTACAATAGTTGTTTTTATCACCGCTTCCGTATGCGCTATTGGTCGTTGGCATTAGGACCCGCTGCTCTTTAGATAATGCTTTCAGCATCGTCAAAATTGCTTCACGGTTTGTCGTGGAAGCGGCAATTGGATCCTGATTACACAAGGGCGCACCGACAAGAGCGGCCAGCGGGATGATGATATCGGCCTTCTTCAAAAGCGGTGCGACCGTCTTTTCGATACGGACGTCTCCCCGAACAACACTGAAATTGGGATTGTGACAGACGTGGGCAAGGCTATTCTGTCCGAACATAAAGCTGTCTAACACCGTGACCTTATGTCCCGCGTTGAGCAACTCCGGAACCATAATAGACCCCAAATAACCTGCTCCACCCGTAACGAGAATATTAAAACTCATCATCTTCCTTTCCGAATAAGTTAGACAGCCGCTAAACTACGTCTGGAAACATCTCCGCTTCAACAGCAGCACAAAGTGTGTGTGCCAGAACAATATGCAATTCTTGGATGGTACTGGTCTCCTCTCCGCTGGCAATAATGCAGAAATCGGAAAGCTTTTTCGCATCTCCACCGTCCCTACCACAGAAAACAATAGTGGTCATTTTCATCGAACGACATTGCTCCAGTGCTCTGAGGATATTCGGAGACCGGCCAGACGTCGTAATTCCTAAAAACAGATCGTTCACTCGCATCTTCCCTGCGATCTGCCGGGCAAAGACCTCGTCATAGCCATAGTCATTTCCAATTGCAGTTAAAATAGAGCTATCCACAGTCAAAGCCTCGGCAGGTAACGGAGCTCGGGGCTTGGCAAGCTTGCTGACAAACTCCGCCGCCAAGTGCTGCGCATCCGCCGCAGACCCCCCATTTCCTGCGATATAGAGCCGACCTCCTTGTCGGTAACCCTCCACAACGGCTTCTATCGCCCTGCCGAAGATATCAACCTGCTCATAGTTGGCCAGAAATTCTTTTTTAGCCAAAATCGACTTTTCCAAACTTTCTCTCAATCGATCTGTATGTTTCATCTTTCCTCAGTCTATCTCACCCAGCATTAAAGCGGATGCATAATAATCGTCCGGAATCCCAATATCGATAAATCGGCCTGCCGATTTAAACCCATAAACTCTGCTTCCCGACTGAAGCAGCACTGGGAAAAGTTGATCCTCCAGGGATAGCGCGCTTCCAGGAATCCATTCATCGGAGAGTGCGCCCTTTTCAAAAAGATAAACTCCCCCATTGATCAGACGATTGCTAGGATTGGAGATTCCGCGGTAGGCGACAATTCTCTCTCCTTCTCCGAGCTGCACGCCGCCGTAGCGGCTGTTTTCAGCAACCTCCAAAAGGGCCATCGTTAAATCAGCCTTCTTTTCGAGGTGAAACGATTTAAGCTTTTCCAGATCGACTTCAAAAAAGGTATCCCCGTTTAGCACAAGAAAGGGGCTCGGGTTCTTGATTCTCTCGAGTGCAAGCAACAATCCGCCGCCGGTACCAAGCGGTTGTTCCTCTACCGCATAAACGATCTCGATCCCTTTATATCTATCTTTAAAGTAATCCTGAATCGCATCTCGCTTGTATCCGACCGAAAGGATAAACCGGAGGACCCCTTGCTTAATCCAATAATCCAGTTGGTAGGTCAGAAAGGGACGTCCGTTGATGGGAGCCATCGGCTTGGGGAGATCGGGGACAACCGACTGGAGTCGCGTACCCCGTCCCCCT
The Candidatus Manganitrophaceae bacterium DNA segment above includes these coding regions:
- a CDS encoding glycosyltransferase family 4 protein, translating into MTPLGMEAHFKPVPVAFLNPVLSKYGLKPGSYILYIGTLEPRKNIINLLRAYATLPTRLREQYPLVLGGGMGWLMETLDMQIQKLGIQSSTIKTGYLPGGDLPALYSGAAVFVFPSLYEGFGLPPLEAMACGTPVITSNVSSLPEVVGEAGVQVHPEDVGRLAAEIEDLITDPARRALLSQKGLERAKQFSWERCAALTLDVYDRVVQGK
- a CDS encoding glycosyltransferase family 2 protein, whose protein sequence is MTGNTDLKCALEMNNLKISIVIVNWNGITDTLACINSLLRVSHQNCEIIVVDNGSRDQSVEKLRNTSNITLLELPSNLGFPAGSNVGISHALEKGADYIFLLNNDTIVHPAVLSDLMNVMENDFSLGMAGPKIYYLNEPERIWFAGASIDFETGESPHWGKGDLDVGQYDKTVEVDRLSGCAMMVKADVIKKVGLLDPNYFLYYEDVDWCVRAGKAGYKIVCVQTAKIWHKESASTKANLGSSLHTYYHLRNKLLFLRKHSKTSFQAQYRCGKVIVKGAMRFLLGRHQGGRSLDKLRGLADFILSRFGKKRVYHKL
- a CDS encoding glycosyltransferase family 2 protein translates to MKVTLVVTTLNEVNGMKAIMPRVKKEWCDQIIIMDGGSTDGTIEYAKEEGYSVYVQKKKGFRHGYNEILPFVQGDVIITFSPDGNSIPELIPDLIKKMSGGYDMVIASRYLDGAKSHDDDFVTAFGNWLFTKTVNILHGGHYTDVMVIFRAYRTQLVYDLELNKDEGYSTPEKLFNTRISWEPLLSVRAAKRKLKVTEIPGDEPPRIGGERKLQVFKWGAAYYFQFIRERFFWR
- a CDS encoding TVP38/TMEM64 family protein; amino-acid sequence: MNNLNISDDPSTQKRNETFLEQPEDAQEPALTCPSKENHFLDRKRLIMIVFFLVSVFWFFYLRRQGYIRAEYLLVYLESHPTLAPVLFILLYGILPVFFLPTLPLNLGAGFLWGPWLGSFLAILGAAMGASLAFLSSRYLVGGYFKEQFKQPIWNRLKEGIDKQGWKAVAFTRIAPIFPFGPLNYFWGITPIPFRRYVWVSAVFMTPPIILFSFLGYSVGDLVLKEESYDFTKHVFLLSGAAGLLVFVRVMIKRFFKKKESELS
- a CDS encoding NUDIX hydrolase; this translates as MSKGRGTKFILRDRRLVCENSKFNVFFDFIEGANGEVVRDYLVIAPKSRAENLITGVAILPILKKQIGLIRVYRHGIQDYSWEIPRGFIDEGEDPAISAIRELEEETGLGCKPERMKSLGYLTPEAGILQARIHIFGALECFNIRPFSGEEFGHKELRFFPTSDIARMAADFVIQDPCTLVALYRRNCI
- the lhgO gene encoding L-2-hydroxyglutarate oxidase, giving the protein MDGSLDKPAENYDFIIVGAGILGLTTAHELKKRYPEARVALLEKEPHVGMHASGRNSGVLHSGIYYGSETLKAKVCSIGAARMCRFAEEYGISYHCSGKVIIATGELDLPVVDRLLKNARENKIRAELLGEEEIKKIEPHAGPYKVGIYSPDTAVIDSLAVVRKLASLLSDRGSQILFNEEVHRIQSKERIVHTNRRRYGYGHLFNCAGANADLIAKKMGLGSGYALLPFKGLYYKLRPERNGLVKGSIYPVPDIRLPFLGVHLTRVVSGDVYVGPTAIPALGRENYGIFGGIKMAEGLRIGRHVAGMYLRNHQNFRLLVHTEMRKYRKRSFLEAARKLVPELTSEDLVPSNKVGIRPQLVNIEMKKLEMDYIIEETPTSTHVLNAISPAFTSSFAFAELLVDRYEKSFKQTVSQ
- a CDS encoding NAD-dependent epimerase/dehydratase, which gives rise to MSFNILVTGGAGYLGSIMVPELLNAGHKVTVLDSFMFGQNSLAHVCHNPNFSVVRGDVRIEKTVAPLLKKADIIIPLAALVGAPLCNQDPIAASTTNREAILTMLKALSKEQRVLMPTTNSAYGSGDKNNYCNEDSPLRPISLYAKDKVEVEKALLEHENAISFRLATVFGMSPRMRIDLLVNDFTYRAVYDRFVILFEPHFKRNYIHIRDVARAFLDGIEHFDRMKGEAYNVGLSEANLSKLELCQAIQKQLSDFVFLEAPVGEDPDKRNYIVSNEKIERTGFKPMYPLDFGIQELIKGYTMIKNSKYGNV
- a CDS encoding SIS domain-containing protein, with translation MKHTDRLRESLEKSILAKKEFLANYEQVDIFGRAIEAVVEGYRQGGRLYIAGNGGSAADAQHLAAEFVSKLAKPRAPLPAEALTVDSSILTAIGNDYGYDEVFARQIAGKMRVNDLFLGITTSGRSPNILRALEQCRSMKMTTIVFCGRDGGDAKKLSDFCIIASGEETSTIQELHIVLAHTLCAAVEAEMFPDVV
- a CDS encoding nucleotidyltransferase family protein; amino-acid sequence: MEAIILAGGRGTRLQSVVPDLPKPMAPINGRPFLTYQLDYWIKQGVLRFILSVGYKRDAIQDYFKDRYKGIEIVYAVEEQPLGTGGGLLLALERIKNPSPFLVLNGDTFFEVDLEKLKSFHLEKKADLTMALLEVAENSRYGGVQLGEGERIVAYRGISNPSNRLINGGVYLFEKGALSDEWIPGSALSLEDQLFPVLLQSGSRVYGFKSAGRFIDIGIPDDYYASALMLGEID